Proteins from a genomic interval of Rubinisphaera italica:
- a CDS encoding response regulator transcription factor: MTAKHIVLIEDDREISTTLQAVLNNAGYRVTACNNGMDGQKAITSEKPDLVVTDMMMPRMGGFPVLEFLKTLDNPPKVIMVTANEGGRHKAYAEMLGVAAYLRKPFAMDLFLDTIANVLKDVEPSPPLKRRTKKS, translated from the coding sequence ATGACTGCCAAGCATATTGTGCTGATTGAAGATGATCGAGAAATTTCCACCACATTGCAGGCTGTCCTGAACAATGCTGGCTATCGTGTGACAGCTTGCAACAACGGGATGGATGGTCAAAAAGCGATCACGAGCGAAAAGCCGGATCTCGTCGTGACCGATATGATGATGCCCCGCATGGGGGGATTCCCAGTCCTCGAGTTCCTGAAAACACTCGACAATCCTCCGAAAGTTATCATGGTGACCGCCAATGAAGGCGGGCGGCATAAAGCCTATGCAGAAATGCTGGGCGTGGCGGCTTATCTCCGAAAACCATTCGCGATGGACCTGTTCTTGGACACAATTGCCAATGTGCTCAAAGATGTGGAACCGAGTCCGCCACTGAAACGACGCACGAAAAAAAGCTGA